One Manihot esculenta cultivar AM560-2 chromosome 6, M.esculenta_v8, whole genome shotgun sequence DNA segment encodes these proteins:
- the LOC110617817 gene encoding uncharacterized protein LOC110617817: MDESLAIIAHLRGSHLQVHMDEFLRAKSRFFHLLNLREIFWKQRAKQFWLKEGDANTRFFQSATSAWKRKNTIVKLLDDSNCVPLLMSHDQNASLLAPYSCDKVKSAAFSMKIDKSPGLDGFNPDFFQHYWDIIGGDVSRFCIDCLHSGSLPSKLNETTLVLIPKKGVPERMSDLRPIALCNMVYKIMTKMIVNQLKSILPPIVSESQSAFIFGRSIQDNIILAFEAMHGFNMFHRKKELSGALKMDISKAYDRLEWDFIRDMLIRMGEIGPILPTRGLRQADPLSPNLFILCAEELSRLLQDSINHGSLHGANVQEALELKRILRIYENASGQLVNFQKSSVSVSKYTPVALRDSICSVLQVEEKPDLGNYLGLPSHVGSNKREVFSFVKDRLWKRLNSWKHRALSQAGKERMMTRYWWSKGADQNCGIHWLGWHRMAKHRLEGGLGFKSLYEFNLAMLASLGHNPSFLWRSIWANRSLVKAGAYWRIGNGKSVYIWSHPWLKETPDSLVSTPPPPNCTLSVVADLMIGHRWNESLIAQLFNDRDRSCILNIPLSLSSRLDAWCWKFASKGHYSVKSAYRFLSRRVPVDSMCPLYHEAPETVFHILVQCSFARSCWLSLPLGWPAFPAASLREWFSLAFLTASAENASLILMICWALWHNRNNVVWKAQGRIASGVFFMALNFLQQWRGACSDSTSCTNVVSALTVWSPD; the protein is encoded by the exons ATGGACGAGAGTCTTGCTATTATAGCCCATCTACGCGGTTCTCATCTACAGGTGCATATGGATGAGTTTTTACGAGCCAAATCCCGTTTCTTTCATCTTTTAAATCTCCGTGAGATCTTTTGGAAGCAACGTGCCAAGCAATTTTGGCTTAAAGAGGGTGATGCTAATACTCGATTTTTCCAAAGTGCTACTTCTGCTTGGAAACGAAAAAATACAATTGTTAAACTGCTGGATGACTCGAAC TGTGTTCCGCTATTGATGTCACATGATCAGAATGCATCTCTTTTAGCTCCTTACAGTTGTGACAAGGTAAAATCTGCAGCTTTTTCTATGAAAATTGATAAATCTCCTGGGTTAGATGGTTTCAATCCTGATTTTTTTCAGCATTATTGGGATATTATTGGTGGGGATGTGTCTCGGTTTTGTATTGATTGCTTGCATTCAGGGTCTCTTCCCTCAAAATTGAATGAGACTACTTTAGTTTTGATACCTAAGAAGGGTGTCCCTGAGCGAATGAGTGATTTGCGGCCTATTGCCCTCTGTAATATGGTTTATAAGATCATGACCAAGATGATAGTTAACCAGCTTAAGTCCATCTTGCCGCCTATTGTCTCGGAAAGTCAGAGCGCTTTTATTTTTGGGCGCAGCATTCAGGACAATATAATCTTAGCTTTTGAGGCTATGCATGGATTTAATATGTTTCATCGAAAGAAAGAGTTATCTGGGGCCCTTAAAATGGACATCAGCAAAGCCTATGATAGACTGGAGTGGGATTTCATTCGTGACATGCTCATCCGTATGGG GGAAATCGGCCCTATCTTACCGACGAGGGGACTGAGGCAAGCGGATCCCTTGTCGCCTAATTTATTCATTCTTTGTGCTGAGGAGCTATCCCGCCTTCTGCAAGACAGTATAAACCATGGCAGTCTTCATGG AGCAAATGTTCAAGAGGCGTTGGAACTCAAGCGTATTCTTCGCATCTATGAGAATGCATCTGGACAATTGGTTAACTTTCAAAAATCATCTGTTTCTGTCAGCAAGTATACTCCTGTGGCTCTTCGGGATTCTATCTGTTCAGTGCTTCAGGTTGAGGAGAAGCCGGATTTGGGTAATTATTTGGGACTCCCTTCTCATGTTGGTAGTAATAAGAGGGAAGTGTTCAGTTTTGTTAAGGATCGTTTGTGGAAGCGGCTGAATTCATGGAAGCATCGTGCGCTGTCCCAAGCAGGTAAAGAG CGTATGATGACCCGGTATTGGTGGAGTAAGGGTGCTGATCAAAATTGTGGTATTCACTGGTTGGGTTGGCATAGAATGGCGAAGCACAGACTGGAAGGTGGGTTAGGGTTTAAATCGCTCTATGAGTTTAACTTAGCGATGCTTG CTTCTTTGGGTCACAATCCTAGCTTTTTGTGGCGTAGTATATGGGCGAATCGGAGTCTAGTTAAAGCTGGTGCTTATTGGAGAATTGGGAATGGCAAGTCAGTTTATATTTGGTCTCACCCTTGGTTGAAAGAGACGCCCGACTCATTGGTTTCTACACCCCCTCCTCCGAACTGTACTCTTTCTGTTGTTGCAGATCTTATGATCGGCCATAGATGGAATGAAAGTTTAATAGCTCAGTTGTTCAATGACAGAGATAGGAGTTGTATTTTGAACATCCCTCTAAGTCTTTCTTCGCGCCTAGATGCGTGGTGCTGGAAGTTTGCGTCCAAGGGTCACTATTCTGTCAAGAGTGCTTACAGATTTCTG TCCAGGAGAGTTCCGGTTGATTCGATGTGTCCgttatatcatgaggctcctgaGACTGTCTTCCATATTCTTGTTCAATGTTCTTTTGCCCGCAGTTGCTGGTTGAGTTTGCCTTTGGGTTGGCCTGCATTCCCCGCTGCCTCTCTTAGGGAGTGGTTCTCTTTAGCCTTCCTTACTGCTTCTGCGGAGAATGCTTCCCTTATTCTAATGATATGTTGGGCTTTGTGGCATAACAGAAATAATGTTGTTTGGAAAGCTCAGGGTCGAATTGCGagtggtgtgttcttcatggcACTGAATTTTTTGCAACAATGGAGGGGGGCCTGTTCTGATTCTACCAGCTGCACCAATGTTGTGTCGGCTTTGACTGTCTGGTCTCCGGATTAA